A genome region from Leptodactylus fuscus isolate aLepFus1 chromosome 6, aLepFus1.hap2, whole genome shotgun sequence includes the following:
- the LOC142208768 gene encoding peroxisomal acyl-coenzyme A oxidase 1-like isoform X1, which produces MNPDLSRERATASFNTETITYILDGSPERTHRRRELESVVINDPDFQHEDLNFLSRSERYEVAIKKSAKMAQHMQTLGLLNHEEIFWFRNFVHKGRPDPLEVHIIMFLPTLLSQATPEQNKRLFVPAWKLQIIGTYAQTELGHGTHLRKLETTATYDPSTQEFILNSPTVSSTKWWPGGLGKTANYAVVVAQLYTQGECKGPHGFIVPIRQMGTHEPLPGVTVGDIGPKFGFEEVDNGFLKFDKVRIPRENMLMKHAQVHPDGTYVKPLSNKLTYGSMVYIRAMIVGFSARFLSMACTIAIRYSAIRHQSEIRPGEPEPQILDFQTQQYTLFPLLATVYAIQFMGSYMGKAYYRITRDIQQGNLNELPELHALSAGLKAFATWVASYGIEECRMSCGGHGYSHCSGIPNIYVTFTAACTYEGDNTVLMLQSARFLFKSYTKALSGERLGGTVSYLNDVSLQNLQAHTLPGRPLVTDINDLGSLVEAYKQRAAWLVVAASKNVQADLNRGKFKEDAFNKSSVDMVRAADAHCHYVIVKAFVEKLSEVLDMAAHRILSVLCLLYALHGISRNSGDFLQASILASSQINLIQERIKDLLEVIRPNAVALVDAFEHSDSQLGSVLGRYDGNVYENMFEWAKKSPLNKTPVHESFHKYLKPLQSKL; this is translated from the exons ATGAATCCAGACCTGAGCAGGGAGAGGGCCACTGCCTCCTTCAACACAGAGACCATCACATATATTCTGGATGGGAGCCCTGAGAGGACCCACAGGAGAAGAGAACTTG AAAGCGTTGTGATTAATGACCCCGACTTCCAGCATGAAGACCTCAACTTCTTGTCCCGCAGTGAGCGCTATGAGGTGGCCATCAAGAAAAGTGCTAAGATGGCTCAGCACATGCAAACACTTGGATTACTAAACCATGAGGAAATCTTCTGGTTCAGGAA CTTTGTACACAAGGGCCGTCCTGATCCCCTTGAAGTGCACATAATCATGTTCTTGCCTACTCTTCTGAGCCAGGCAACCCCTGAGCAGAACAAACGCCTCTTTGTGCCAGCCTGGAAGCTGCAGATCATTGGAACATACGCTCAGACTGAACTAGGACACG GAACCCATCTGAGAAAGCTGGAGACAACGGCCACCTATGACCCCTCTACACAGGaattcattttgaatagcccaACTGTGTCATCAACCAAGTGGTGGCCTGGAGGGT TGGGTAAGACTGCAAACTATGCTGTGGTTGTGGCACAACTCTACACCCAAGGGGAATGCAAGGGTCCACATGGCTTTATTGTTCCTATTCGTCAAATGGGTACCCATGAGCCTTTGCCAG GTGTGACAGTCGGAGATATTGGACCAAAGTTTGGATTCGAAGAAGTCGATAATGGATTCTTGAAATTTGACAAAGTCCGGATTCCGCGGGAGAACATGCTGATGAAACATGCACAG GTGCATCCGGATGGAACATACGTCAAGCCACTTAGTAATAAACTGACCTATGGCAGCATGGTATATATCCGGGCCATGATTGTGGGGTTTTCTGCACGCTTTCTCTCTATGGCTTGCACTATTGCTATCCGTTACAGTGCCATCCGACATCAGTCTGAGATCAGACCTGG GGAGCCTGAGCCACAGATCCTAGACTTTCAGACCCAGCAATACACGTTGTTCCCCCTATTAGCCACTGTCTATGCAATCCAGTTTATGGGGTCATACATGGGAAAGGCATACTATAGAATAACAAGGGACATCCAGCAAGGAAACCTGAACGAGCTTCCAGAG CTCCACGCCCTGTCTGCTGGGTTGAAAGCCTTTGCTACATGGGTTGCAAGTTATGGCATTGAAGAGTGCAGGATGTCATGTGGAGGTCATGGATACTCTCACTGCAGTGGAATCCCTAACATTTATGTGACATTTACTGCAGCATGTACCTATGAGGGGGACAACACGGTGCTGATGCTGCAGTCAGCCAG ATTCCTGTTCAAAAGTTATACTAAAGCCTTGTCTGGAGAACGCCTTGGTGGAACAGTCTCCTATCTCAATGATGTGTCCCTGCAGAATCTACAGGCTCACACCCTGCCTGGGCGGCCCTTGGTGACAGACATTAATGATCTTGGAAGTCTAGTGGAGGCCTACAAACAGCGGGCAGCTTG GCTAGTTGTGGCTGCATCCAAAAATGTCCAGGCTGATCTGAATCGAGGGAAGTTTAAAGAAGATGCTTTTAACAAAAGCTCTGTGGATATGGTGCGGGCTGCTGAT GCACACTGTCACTATGTAATAGTCAAGGCATTTGTGGAAAAGTTGTCTGAGGTCCTGGATATGGCTGCTCACCGTATCCTGAGTGTGCTCTGTCTTCTGTATGCCCTTCATGGTATCAGCAGAAACAGTGGAGACTTTCTGCAG GCTAGCATTCTGGCAAGTTCCCAGATCAACCTGATACAGGAGCGGATTAAAGATTTGTTGGAAGTGATCCGACCTAATGCAGTCGCTCTGGTGGATGCATTTGAACATAGTGACAGTCAGCTGGGCTCTGTACTTGGGAGATATGATGGGAACGTGTATGAAAATATGTTTGAATGGGCAAAGAAATCGCCCCTGAATAAGACACCG GTTCATGAATCCTTCCACAAGTACCTGAAACCTCTTCAGTCCAAGCTGTGA
- the LOC142208768 gene encoding peroxisomal acyl-coenzyme A oxidase 1-like isoform X2 — MYNVQVTDFWTQGWNKPESVVINDPDFQHEDLNFLSRSERYEVAIKKSAKMAQHMQTLGLLNHEEIFWFRNFVHKGRPDPLEVHIIMFLPTLLSQATPEQNKRLFVPAWKLQIIGTYAQTELGHGTHLRKLETTATYDPSTQEFILNSPTVSSTKWWPGGLGKTANYAVVVAQLYTQGECKGPHGFIVPIRQMGTHEPLPGVTVGDIGPKFGFEEVDNGFLKFDKVRIPRENMLMKHAQVHPDGTYVKPLSNKLTYGSMVYIRAMIVGFSARFLSMACTIAIRYSAIRHQSEIRPGEPEPQILDFQTQQYTLFPLLATVYAIQFMGSYMGKAYYRITRDIQQGNLNELPELHALSAGLKAFATWVASYGIEECRMSCGGHGYSHCSGIPNIYVTFTAACTYEGDNTVLMLQSARFLFKSYTKALSGERLGGTVSYLNDVSLQNLQAHTLPGRPLVTDINDLGSLVEAYKQRAAWLVVAASKNVQADLNRGKFKEDAFNKSSVDMVRAADAHCHYVIVKAFVEKLSEVLDMAAHRILSVLCLLYALHGISRNSGDFLQASILASSQINLIQERIKDLLEVIRPNAVALVDAFEHSDSQLGSVLGRYDGNVYENMFEWAKKSPLNKTPVHESFHKYLKPLQSKL; from the exons ATGTACAATGTGCAGGTAACTGACTTCTGGACACAAGGTTGGAATAAACCAG AAAGCGTTGTGATTAATGACCCCGACTTCCAGCATGAAGACCTCAACTTCTTGTCCCGCAGTGAGCGCTATGAGGTGGCCATCAAGAAAAGTGCTAAGATGGCTCAGCACATGCAAACACTTGGATTACTAAACCATGAGGAAATCTTCTGGTTCAGGAA CTTTGTACACAAGGGCCGTCCTGATCCCCTTGAAGTGCACATAATCATGTTCTTGCCTACTCTTCTGAGCCAGGCAACCCCTGAGCAGAACAAACGCCTCTTTGTGCCAGCCTGGAAGCTGCAGATCATTGGAACATACGCTCAGACTGAACTAGGACACG GAACCCATCTGAGAAAGCTGGAGACAACGGCCACCTATGACCCCTCTACACAGGaattcattttgaatagcccaACTGTGTCATCAACCAAGTGGTGGCCTGGAGGGT TGGGTAAGACTGCAAACTATGCTGTGGTTGTGGCACAACTCTACACCCAAGGGGAATGCAAGGGTCCACATGGCTTTATTGTTCCTATTCGTCAAATGGGTACCCATGAGCCTTTGCCAG GTGTGACAGTCGGAGATATTGGACCAAAGTTTGGATTCGAAGAAGTCGATAATGGATTCTTGAAATTTGACAAAGTCCGGATTCCGCGGGAGAACATGCTGATGAAACATGCACAG GTGCATCCGGATGGAACATACGTCAAGCCACTTAGTAATAAACTGACCTATGGCAGCATGGTATATATCCGGGCCATGATTGTGGGGTTTTCTGCACGCTTTCTCTCTATGGCTTGCACTATTGCTATCCGTTACAGTGCCATCCGACATCAGTCTGAGATCAGACCTGG GGAGCCTGAGCCACAGATCCTAGACTTTCAGACCCAGCAATACACGTTGTTCCCCCTATTAGCCACTGTCTATGCAATCCAGTTTATGGGGTCATACATGGGAAAGGCATACTATAGAATAACAAGGGACATCCAGCAAGGAAACCTGAACGAGCTTCCAGAG CTCCACGCCCTGTCTGCTGGGTTGAAAGCCTTTGCTACATGGGTTGCAAGTTATGGCATTGAAGAGTGCAGGATGTCATGTGGAGGTCATGGATACTCTCACTGCAGTGGAATCCCTAACATTTATGTGACATTTACTGCAGCATGTACCTATGAGGGGGACAACACGGTGCTGATGCTGCAGTCAGCCAG ATTCCTGTTCAAAAGTTATACTAAAGCCTTGTCTGGAGAACGCCTTGGTGGAACAGTCTCCTATCTCAATGATGTGTCCCTGCAGAATCTACAGGCTCACACCCTGCCTGGGCGGCCCTTGGTGACAGACATTAATGATCTTGGAAGTCTAGTGGAGGCCTACAAACAGCGGGCAGCTTG GCTAGTTGTGGCTGCATCCAAAAATGTCCAGGCTGATCTGAATCGAGGGAAGTTTAAAGAAGATGCTTTTAACAAAAGCTCTGTGGATATGGTGCGGGCTGCTGAT GCACACTGTCACTATGTAATAGTCAAGGCATTTGTGGAAAAGTTGTCTGAGGTCCTGGATATGGCTGCTCACCGTATCCTGAGTGTGCTCTGTCTTCTGTATGCCCTTCATGGTATCAGCAGAAACAGTGGAGACTTTCTGCAG GCTAGCATTCTGGCAAGTTCCCAGATCAACCTGATACAGGAGCGGATTAAAGATTTGTTGGAAGTGATCCGACCTAATGCAGTCGCTCTGGTGGATGCATTTGAACATAGTGACAGTCAGCTGGGCTCTGTACTTGGGAGATATGATGGGAACGTGTATGAAAATATGTTTGAATGGGCAAAGAAATCGCCCCTGAATAAGACACCG GTTCATGAATCCTTCCACAAGTACCTGAAACCTCTTCAGTCCAAGCTGTGA